Proteins from one Oncorhynchus masou masou isolate Uvic2021 chromosome 12, UVic_Omas_1.1, whole genome shotgun sequence genomic window:
- the asb12a gene encoding ankyrin repeat and SOCS box protein 12a isoform X1, with translation MISMIQFKEVLEEKDNGEGQLLHQAVSNNDDRLLDELLSQEKYRKFINCRSGWGIPRTPLRMAASKGHLRCLQVLLAHGAEVDCLDVKAQTPLFTAVCGKYFNCVLALLRAGANPNGSLYNNCSPVLTAAREGDVEILKQLLKHGAEVNSRSKVLLFTSSASVSSGPLYLSAVYGHLDCFKVLLLYGADPNYNCIDAKLLSKIKQPKTVLEMCLRHGCGVEYIQLLIDFGANVYLPTLIIEKSTKQNEAVELLLQERGFPKSLVSQCRLAIRGYLRTINRIQSIDHLEMPSSMINFLQYKSVPTIAMHL, from the exons ATG ATTTCTATGATCCAGTTTAAAGAAGTTCTAGAAGAAAAAGACAACGGTGAAGGTCAACTGCTCCATCAGGCAGTGTCCAACAATGATGACAGACTCCTTGATGAACTGCTCTCTCAAGAAAAGTACAGAAAGTTCATCAACTGTAGGAGCGGCTGGGGTATCCCAAGAACACCTTTACGAATGGCTGCATCTAAAGGTCATCTCAGGTGTCTGCAGGTTCTGCTGGCCCATGGAGCAGAGGTGGACTGTCTAGACGTGAAGGCTCAGACCCCACTTTTCACAGCTGTCTGTGGGAAATACTTCAACTGTGTTTTAGCCCTCCTCAGGGCAGGTGCTAACCCCAATGGCAGCTTGTATAACAACTGCTCTCCGGTCCTGACTGCAGCCAGGGAAGGGGATGTTGAGATTTTGAAGCAACTTCTTAAACATGGTGCTGAGGTCAACTCCAGATCTAAAGTCTTGCTGTTTACTTCAAGTGCCAGTGTTTCTAGTGGTCCCCTCTATCTGTCTGCTGTGTATGGACACTTAGACTGCTTTAAAGTATTGCTTCTCTATGGGGCTGATCCAAATTACAACTGCATAGATGCAAAACTACTGAGTAAAATCAAGCAGCCTAAGACCGTGCTTGAAATGTGCCTCAGACATGGCTGTGGGGTGGAGTACATCCAACTTTTGATTGACTTTGGTGCAAATGTCTACCTCCCCACTCTCATCATAGAAAAGTCCACAAAGCAGAATGAGGCGGTGGAGCTGCTGCTGCAAGAAAGAG GTTTTCCCAAGTCCCTTGTATCACAGTGCCGACTTGCCATCCGAGGATACCTCAGGACGATCAACAGAATCCAGTCCATTGACCATTTGGAAATGCCATCAAGCATGATAAACTTCTTGCAATACAAATCAGTCCCAACAATTGCTATGCATCTCTGA
- the asb12a gene encoding ankyrin repeat and SOCS box protein 12a isoform X2 yields the protein MIQFKEVLEEKDNGEGQLLHQAVSNNDDRLLDELLSQEKYRKFINCRSGWGIPRTPLRMAASKGHLRCLQVLLAHGAEVDCLDVKAQTPLFTAVCGKYFNCVLALLRAGANPNGSLYNNCSPVLTAAREGDVEILKQLLKHGAEVNSRSKVLLFTSSASVSSGPLYLSAVYGHLDCFKVLLLYGADPNYNCIDAKLLSKIKQPKTVLEMCLRHGCGVEYIQLLIDFGANVYLPTLIIEKSTKQNEAVELLLQERGFPKSLVSQCRLAIRGYLRTINRIQSIDHLEMPSSMINFLQYKSVPTIAMHL from the exons ATGATCCAGTTTAAAGAAGTTCTAGAAGAAAAAGACAACGGTGAAGGTCAACTGCTCCATCAGGCAGTGTCCAACAATGATGACAGACTCCTTGATGAACTGCTCTCTCAAGAAAAGTACAGAAAGTTCATCAACTGTAGGAGCGGCTGGGGTATCCCAAGAACACCTTTACGAATGGCTGCATCTAAAGGTCATCTCAGGTGTCTGCAGGTTCTGCTGGCCCATGGAGCAGAGGTGGACTGTCTAGACGTGAAGGCTCAGACCCCACTTTTCACAGCTGTCTGTGGGAAATACTTCAACTGTGTTTTAGCCCTCCTCAGGGCAGGTGCTAACCCCAATGGCAGCTTGTATAACAACTGCTCTCCGGTCCTGACTGCAGCCAGGGAAGGGGATGTTGAGATTTTGAAGCAACTTCTTAAACATGGTGCTGAGGTCAACTCCAGATCTAAAGTCTTGCTGTTTACTTCAAGTGCCAGTGTTTCTAGTGGTCCCCTCTATCTGTCTGCTGTGTATGGACACTTAGACTGCTTTAAAGTATTGCTTCTCTATGGGGCTGATCCAAATTACAACTGCATAGATGCAAAACTACTGAGTAAAATCAAGCAGCCTAAGACCGTGCTTGAAATGTGCCTCAGACATGGCTGTGGGGTGGAGTACATCCAACTTTTGATTGACTTTGGTGCAAATGTCTACCTCCCCACTCTCATCATAGAAAAGTCCACAAAGCAGAATGAGGCGGTGGAGCTGCTGCTGCAAGAAAGAG GTTTTCCCAAGTCCCTTGTATCACAGTGCCGACTTGCCATCCGAGGATACCTCAGGACGATCAACAGAATCCAGTCCATTGACCATTTGGAAATGCCATCAAGCATGATAAACTTCTTGCAATACAAATCAGTCCCAACAATTGCTATGCATCTCTGA
- the LOC135550529 gene encoding APC membrane recruitment protein 1-like, whose translation MEHCDGNEPASDTKHLSAGCEQTAMGDQDSQTEVKPPSDISDAVPLEHQPSGKLRRTALRFFGGRKSICVLPNFFGGRNKNLNKWSSKKGVSKSKTHDGLSKADWEDSLGIGYVPAGYFEYHSQKDTAGKACREFGHPTGDQKSFSLPRQKKGLRELFNSIRRRRKNRNCDFEKNEMVANSHVCNKEVPIAQTIIDQNDMECPGSLSESNVPVLANVDDCLTIAPECINVDVIVSEKDLVKQGSLDSLIGELKKGEDMVETLHINTEPDSFPKTNLESTVNVQLPTGSSQMSLMFGDVASLKSFDSLTGCGDIIADQDDDSIANSQGTVSAERSRNAGKRSSCYVTYQGGGEEMATPVKVDRDYLHDLWENEVAEDACYTHSHEEDFLEHSESPRMTPEEPSSSYTMDISSNSNGALGVTETTLTSSDVMTPQSENQVSVPNSDEGYYDSTTPGQDEDGRVKVDRIRTDRLPRDSYSGDALYELFEPDDSLISPPFEKAKLPVSDPLEFLDMSAQCGGEDVNAVFAPETGLIEEDRLTGNREKMLGNPKLSDAVFGTFTSTCQSQEIDSEQNKPQSPWLRGNHDLSKTKNDLEDDQTVCFSQALVDFTKQSHVYSNSTESMGGSESNSPFAQNMQALPAIVTFDVVDMDNEGEYDQQMDMVMEEEYITSPYEVFEESYLQKDAFAECDLRMFDLLEQSLSNTWGIASLPRHLSLTQVNRSSPLAPLLSPLALNRRSRSLDTESLELEMTDMYLGSGAALASCPRTERDSKRVSSLHRKNNGYISTSENRDNRQIMFPSWQPETEGTVTHPRADGKRTEQTYSLYQTQNRRMISFSQPVSRVPNCKSQQISASKMTDRVSCNYISQITGPLHRPSHLPLQSESCRPHAPYGRSVKASDGGGEALFYTSTVSSHP comes from the coding sequence ATGGAGCACTGTGACGGAAATGAGCCAGCAAGTGATACAAAGCATTTGTCTGCTGGCTGTGAGCAGACGGCCATGGGTGACCAGGATTCACAGACTGAGGTGAAGCCTCCATCTGACATTTCTGATGCTGTACCCCTTGAGCATCAGCCATCAGGGAAACTGAGGAGGACTGCCTTAAGATTCTTTGGAGGACGCAAAAGCATCTGTGTTTTACCAAACTTCTTTGGGGGAAGGAACAAAAATCTGAACAAGTGGTCCTCTAAGAAGGGAGTCAGCAAGAGTAAAACTCATGATGGACTTAGCAAGGCAGACTGGGAGGACAGTCTGGGAATTGGATATGTCCCAGCAGGATATTTTGAGTACCACAGCCAGAAAGATACTGCTGGAAAGGCTTGTAGGGAATTTGGTCACCCTACTGGTGATCAGAAGTCATTCTCTCTTCCTCGGCAGAAAAAGGGTTTGCGAGAACTTTTTAACAGCATCAGGCGTCGTAGAAAGAATAGAAATTGTGATTTTGAAAAAAATGAAATGGTTGCGAATTCTCATGTCTGCAACAAAGAGGTGCCTATTGCCCAGACTATCATTGACCAAAATGACATGGAGTGCCCGGGCAGTTTGTCTGAATCCAATGTACCTGTTTTGGCAAATGTTGACGATTGTTTGACAATTGCTCCTGAATGTATTAATGTTGATGTCATAGTGTCTGAGAAAGACCTGGTGAAACAAGGGAGTCTGGATTCTCTGATAGGGGAACTGAAGAAAGGTGAGGATATGGTAGAGACACTCCATATAAACACAGAACCAGATTCTTTCCCGAAGACTAACCTAGAGTCTACTGTGAACGTCCAGCTGCCTACTGGCTCATCTCAGATGAGCTTGATGTTTGGTGATGTGGCCTCTCTAAAGAGTTTTGACTCGCTCACTGGCTGTGGTGACATAATAGCTGATCAAGACGATGACAGTATTGCAAATTCTCAGGGCACAGTCTCAGCGGAAAGGAGTCGAAATGCAGGCAAACGGAGTTCCTGTTATGTTACGTACCAGGGTGGAGGAGAAGAAATGGCCACCCCTGTTAAGGTGGACAGGGATTATCTCCACGACCTCTGGGAAAATGAGGTTGCAGAGGATGCTTGCTATACCCACAGCCACGAAGAAGACTTTCTAGAGCACAGTGAAAGTCCTAGGATGACACCTGAAGAGCCATCTAGCTCCTATACCATGGacatcagcagcaacagcaaTGGTGCTCTTGGAGTTACAGAGACCACCCTTACATCTTCGGATGTCATGACCCCACAGAGCGAAAATCAAGTGTCAGTTCCTAACAGCGATGAGGGTTACTATGACTCTACCACCCCAGGACAAGATGAAGACGGACGTGTCAAAGTTGACAGGATCAGGACCGATAGACTACCAAGGGACAGTTATAGTGGCGATGCACTGTATGAGCTTTTTGAGCCCGATGACAGTCTCATCAGTCCACCTTTTGAAAAAGCTAAGCTGCCCGTCTCTGATCCACTTGAGTTTTTAGACATGTCAGCTCAGTGTGGTGGTGAAGATGTAAATGCTGTGTTCGCTCCTGAAACGGGTCTAATTGAAGAGGACAGGCTAACTGGGAATAGGGAGAAAATGCTTGGCAACCCTAAATTGTCAGATGCTGTTTTTGGCACCTTTACCTCAACATGTCAATCACAAGAAATTGACTCTGAGCAAAACAAGCCACAGTCCCCATGGTTAAGAGGAAATCATGATCTATCTAAAACAAAGAATGACTTGGAGGATGACCAGACAGTTTGCTTCTCCCAAGCCCTAGTGGACTTCACAAAACAATCACATGTTTATAGTAATTCAACTGAAAGCATGGGAGGCTCTGAGTCAAACTCTCCCTTTGCCCAAAACATGCAAGCCCTCCCAGCCATTGTCACATTTGATGTCGTGGACATGGATAACGAGGGGGAATATGACCAGCAGATGGATATGGTAATGGAGGAGGAATACATCACGTCGCCTTATGAAGTGTTTGAAGAAAGCTACCTGCAAAAGGATGCGTTTGCTGAATGTGACTTACGTATGTTTGACCTCCTTGAACAGAGTCTCAGTAATACTTGGGGAATCGCCAGCCTGCCACGTCACCTTAGCCTTACACAAGTCAATCGGTCGAGTCCACTGGCTCCTCTGCTGAGTCCTTTGGCCTTAAATAGGAGGAGTAGATCCCTGGACACGGAGAGCTTGGAGTTAGAGATGACTGACATGTATTTAGGGAGTGGGGCAGCACTAGCGTCTTGCCCTAGAACAGAAAGGGACTCGAAGAGAGTGTCCTCGCTTCACCGCAAAAATAATGGATACATTTCCACTTCAGAAAACCGGGATAATAGACAGATCATGTTTCCGTCATGGCAGCCAGAGACTGAGGGGACTGTAACGCACCCACGAGCAGATGGGAAAAGAACAGAGCAGACGTACAGTCTCTATCAAACTCAAAACAGACGAATGATATCAttcagtcagcctgtcagtcgAGTCCCAAACTGTAAATCTCAACAGATCTCAGCTAGCAAAATGACTGACAGAGTATCCTGTAATTATATCTCTCAGATTACAGGACCGTTACATAGGCCATCTCATCTTCCTTTGCAATCAGAATCCTGTCGGCCCCATGCCCCCTATGGGAGATCAGTTAAGGCATCAGATGGTGGTGGTGAGGCCCTTTTTTACACATCGACCGTTAGCTCTCATCCTTAA